The following proteins come from a genomic window of Coffea arabica cultivar ET-39 chromosome 11c, Coffea Arabica ET-39 HiFi, whole genome shotgun sequence:
- the LOC113716178 gene encoding protein PLANT CADMIUM RESISTANCE 2-like, giving the protein MYSSNPYESQRPPAPSAPPTPPPVKGVPVMPQNYSYGDNYRPQAPGQFHANTPGSWSTGLCGCFSDVSNCCITCWCPCITFGQIAEIVDKGTTSCGTSGALYGLLAYLTGCACIYSCFYRSKMRRQYMLPESPCGDCLVHFCCETCALCQEYRELKIRGFDMPIGWQGNVEKQNGGVTTAPNFQGVMNR; this is encoded by the exons ATGTATTCTTCCAATCCCTATGAGTCTCAAAGGCCACCAGCGCCCTCGGCACCACCAACGCCACCGCCGGTGAAGGGCGTTCCGGTCATGCCCCAAAACTACAGTTATGGTGATAATTATAGGCCTCAAGCTCCAGGCCAGTTCCATGCTAATACACCAGGATCATGGTCTACCGGCCTTTGTGGCTGCTTTTCGGACGTATCAAATT GTTGCATAACATGTTGGTGTCCCTGCATAACCTTTGGACAAATTGCAGAAATTGTAGACAAAGGAACAACTT CCTGTGGAACAAGTGGGGCACTTTATGGGTTACTAGCCTATCTTACCGGTTGTGCATGCATATATTCTTGCTTCTACCGCTCCAAAATGAGGCGGCAATATATGCTGCCTGAAAGCCCTTGTGGGGATTGCCTAGTTCATTTTTGTTGTGAAACTTGCGCCTTATGTCAAGAATATCGTGAGCTCAAAATTCGTGGATTCGACATGCCAATTG GTTGGCAAGGAAATGTGGAGAAACAAAATGGTGGAGTGACAACTGCACCGAATTTCCAAGGAGTAATGAACCGATGA